The following are encoded in a window of Manihot esculenta cultivar AM560-2 chromosome 8, M.esculenta_v8, whole genome shotgun sequence genomic DNA:
- the LOC110621661 gene encoding mucin-5AC isoform X4 — MESKKAAMDQIGMSNDRPTALKAREEPASKIKVASKRTTLHSGLNSSNTSNRRPSSSGGPAAATRPATPTRRLTVPTTAKPSRASTPTSRATLPSTKPAGPPVRSSTPNRTSARSSTPTARPLPSALKSTSRPATPTRQILTPSGAATVAAPPSSRSSSVPKSVPTTLKNPVSSRGSSPTVKPRPWKPNEMPGFSLDAPPNLKKSLPERPASASRGRPSDASARSFSIEAGSKGRPRQQSCSPAKGRASNGGWLSIPTKSKAQHNGDDDVNPVLMGTQMVERVVNMRKLAPPKQDYSTHNNSGGKSSSLDSTGFGRTLSKKSLDMALRHMDIRRSIAGNNLRPLTSIPASSVYSVRSGGSSKSKTSSASDSPLASSSDASEPSVNDNSPFVDGIETEDNDYGSERGSSSPPSHLGK, encoded by the exons ATGGAATCAAAGAAAGCTGCAATGGATCAGATTGGGATGTCAAATGATCGTCCCACTGCTCTGAAGGCAAGG GAAGAACCTGCTTCAAAGATTAAGGTAGCATCAAAGCGTACAACTTTGCATTCTGGACTAAACTCATCAAATACCAGTAACAGAAGGCCCTCTTCATCTGGGGGACCAGCAGCTGCTACTAGGCCTGCTACACCAACCAGGCGGCTCACTGTACCTACAACTGCTAAACCTTCAAGAGCATCCACTCCCACTTCACGGGCGACCTTGCCTTCCACTAAGCCTGCAGGTCCTCCAGTGAGATCCTCAACTCCTAACAGAACCTCTGCTCGCTCTTCAACACCAACTGCCAGACCTTTGCCATCAGCTTTAAAGTCAACATCAAGACCAGCAACTCCAACTCGCCAAATATTGACTCCTTCAGGTGCAGCTACTGTGGCTGCTCCTCCCAGTAGTCGGTCTTCTTCAGTACCAAAGTCTGTCCCCACAACATTGAAAAATCCAGTGTCATCACGTGGCAGTTCTCCTACTGTAAAGCCTAGGCCTTGGAAACCTAATGAGATGCCAGGTTTCTCTCTTGATGCTCcaccaaatttaaaaaaatcgttGCCAGAAAGACCAGCTTCAGCCTCCAGGGGTAGGCCTAGTGATGCAAGTGCTCGATCATTTTCAATTGAGGCTGGTTCTAAAGGAAGACCGAGACAACAGTCATGTTCTCCTGCTAAAGGAAGGGCTTCAAATGGTGGCTGGCTCTCCATTCCCACTAAGAGCAAAGCACAACATAAtggtgatgatgatgtgaaccCAGTGCTCATGGGAACACAGATGGTTGAAAGAGTAGTAAATATGAGGAAGCTGGCACCACCAAAGCAAGATTACTCTACCCATAATAATTCAGGCGGGAAGTCATCTTCCCTTGATAGCACTGGCTTTGGTAGAACGCTTTCAAAGAAATCTCTGGACATGGCTTTGAGGCACATG GATATAAGGCGAAGCATTGCAGGTAACAACCTACGCCCACTCACCAGCATTCCTGCTTCCTCTGTTTACAGTGTAAGGTCAGGAGGGTCCAGCAAAAGCAAGACAAGTAGTGCTTCGGATTCTCCACTGGCCTCAAGCAGTGATGCCTCTGAGCCAAGTGTCAACGATAACTCCCCGTTTGTTGATGGAATAGAAACGGAGGACAATGACTATGGAAGTGAACGAGGAAGTTCATCTCCTCCAAGTCATCTTGGTAAGTGA
- the LOC110621661 gene encoding mucin-5AC isoform X3, producing the protein MESKKAAMDQIGMSNDRPTALKARLTNIQEEPASKIKVASKRTTLHSGLNSSNTSNRRPSSSGGPAAATRPATPTRRLTVPTTAKPSRASTPTSRATLPSTKPAGPPVRSSTPNRTSARSSTPTARPLPSALKSTSRPATPTRQILTPSGAATVAAPPSSRSSSVPKSVPTTLKNPVSSRGSSPTVKPRPWKPNEMPGFSLDAPPNLKKSLPERPASASRGRPSDASARSFSIEAGSKGRPRQQSCSPAKGRASNGGWLSIPTKSKAQHNGDDDVNPVLMGTQMVERVVNMRKLAPPKQDYSTHNNSGGKSSSLDSTGFGRTLSKKSLDMALRHMDIRRSIAGNNLRPLTSIPASSVYSVRSGGSSKSKTSSASDSPLASSSDASEPSVNDNSPFVDGIETEDNDYGSERGSSSPPSHLGK; encoded by the exons ATGGAATCAAAGAAAGCTGCAATGGATCAGATTGGGATGTCAAATGATCGTCCCACTGCTCTGAAGGCAAGG CTGACAAATATCCAGGAAGAACCTGCTTCAAAGATTAAGGTAGCATCAAAGCGTACAACTTTGCATTCTGGACTAAACTCATCAAATACCAGTAACAGAAGGCCCTCTTCATCTGGGGGACCAGCAGCTGCTACTAGGCCTGCTACACCAACCAGGCGGCTCACTGTACCTACAACTGCTAAACCTTCAAGAGCATCCACTCCCACTTCACGGGCGACCTTGCCTTCCACTAAGCCTGCAGGTCCTCCAGTGAGATCCTCAACTCCTAACAGAACCTCTGCTCGCTCTTCAACACCAACTGCCAGACCTTTGCCATCAGCTTTAAAGTCAACATCAAGACCAGCAACTCCAACTCGCCAAATATTGACTCCTTCAGGTGCAGCTACTGTGGCTGCTCCTCCCAGTAGTCGGTCTTCTTCAGTACCAAAGTCTGTCCCCACAACATTGAAAAATCCAGTGTCATCACGTGGCAGTTCTCCTACTGTAAAGCCTAGGCCTTGGAAACCTAATGAGATGCCAGGTTTCTCTCTTGATGCTCcaccaaatttaaaaaaatcgttGCCAGAAAGACCAGCTTCAGCCTCCAGGGGTAGGCCTAGTGATGCAAGTGCTCGATCATTTTCAATTGAGGCTGGTTCTAAAGGAAGACCGAGACAACAGTCATGTTCTCCTGCTAAAGGAAGGGCTTCAAATGGTGGCTGGCTCTCCATTCCCACTAAGAGCAAAGCACAACATAAtggtgatgatgatgtgaaccCAGTGCTCATGGGAACACAGATGGTTGAAAGAGTAGTAAATATGAGGAAGCTGGCACCACCAAAGCAAGATTACTCTACCCATAATAATTCAGGCGGGAAGTCATCTTCCCTTGATAGCACTGGCTTTGGTAGAACGCTTTCAAAGAAATCTCTGGACATGGCTTTGAGGCACATG GATATAAGGCGAAGCATTGCAGGTAACAACCTACGCCCACTCACCAGCATTCCTGCTTCCTCTGTTTACAGTGTAAGGTCAGGAGGGTCCAGCAAAAGCAAGACAAGTAGTGCTTCGGATTCTCCACTGGCCTCAAGCAGTGATGCCTCTGAGCCAAGTGTCAACGATAACTCCCCGTTTGTTGATGGAATAGAAACGGAGGACAATGACTATGGAAGTGAACGAGGAAGTTCATCTCCTCCAAGTCATCTTGGTAAGTGA